From the genome of Triticum aestivum cultivar Chinese Spring chromosome 3B, IWGSC CS RefSeq v2.1, whole genome shotgun sequence, one region includes:
- the LOC123071208 gene encoding probable LRR receptor-like serine/threonine-protein kinase At1g06840 isoform X1: MASFGGFPYAAILLVLCILHVDVVRGQITHPTEVSALNAIKDRLIDPMNKLKKWNRGDPCTSNWTGVICHKIPNDAYLHVTELELFNMNLSGTLAPEVGLLSQLNKLDFMWNNLTGNIPKEIGNITTLTLITLNGNQLSGSLPDEIGYLQKLNRLQIDQNQISGPIPKSFGNLTSMKHFHMNNNSLSGRIPTELFRLPVLLHLLVDTNNLSGPLPPELAETRSLKILQADNNNFSGSSIPAVYNNIRTLLKLSLRNCSLQGVIPDLSGIPDLGYLDLSWNQLTGSIPTNKLASNVTKIDLSHNFLNGTIPANFSGLPNLQFLSFEANNLSGAVPSTIWSGITFTGNRSLLLDFQNNILDTIPDAFEPPKAVTLLLFGNRVCDTSNPARAAGLCQPTFVNDAPSGHGPQVSLNCAPCPTDRNYEYSPSSPLPCFCAVPLGVGFRLKSPGIADFRSYKEAFEIDSTSVLDLSVYQLYIEQYTWEAGPRLNMHLKLFPNNTNLFTISEVMRLRQLLAGWQITLSDIFGPYELLNFTLGSYADDFPTVVSSGLNKGALAGILAGTIIAAIAVSVVSTLFIVRRRSKRRTVSRRSLLSRYSVKIDGVRSFTFEEMATATNDFDDSAEIGQGGYGKVYKGKLADGTAVAIKRAHEDSLQGSKEFVTEIELLSRLHHRNLVSLIGYCDEEDEQMLVYEFMPNGTLRDHLSATCKRPLNFAQRLHIALGAAKGILYLHTEADPPIFHRDVKATNILLDSKFVAKVADFGLSRLAPFPDIEGKLPAHISTVVKGTPGYLDPEYFLTHKLTEKSDVYSLGVVLLELLTGMKPIQFGKNIVREVNTAYRSGDISGIIDSRMSWCPPEFATRFLSLGLKCCQDDTDARPYMAEIARELDAIRSALPEGEELMSVTSMEMSSSGTLTQSTSNSLITTTGEHFDISHASSSGVPSRMAMNPR, translated from the exons ATGGCCAGCTTCGGAGGGTTCCCGTATGCGGCAATCCTGCTTGTTTTGTGCATTCTCCATGTGGACGTCGTAAGGGGACAAATCACTCACCCTACTGAAG TAAGTGCTCTCAATGCTATCAAAGACAGGTTAATTGATCCTATGAACAAGCTGAAGAAATGGAATAGAGGAGATCCATGCACATCAAATTGGACAGGAGTCATCTGCCACAAGATACCCAATGATGCATATCTTCATGTAACAGAGCT GGAGTTGTTTAACATGAATCTTTCTGGAACTTTGGCACCAGAGGTTGGTCTTCTGTCTCAGCTGAACAAGTT GGATTTTATGTGGAACAATTTGACTGGTAACATCCCGAAAGAGATAGGCAATATCACAACACTCACTCTTAT AACTCTGAATGGTAATCAACTATCTGGTTCCCTACCAGATGAGATTGGCTACCTCCAGAAATTAAACAGATTACAGATTGACCAAAACCAAATATCTGGACCCATACCTAAATCATTTGGTAATTTAACAAGCATGAAGCATTT TCACATGAACAATAATTCATTGAGTGGGCGAATTCCAACTGAGTTGTTCAGATTGCCTGTGCTCCTTCATCT GCTTGTGGATACCAATAATTTATCTGGGCCTCTTCCTCCAGAATTAGCGGAGACACGTAGTTTGAAAATACT TCAGGCTGATAATAATAACTTCAGTGGAAGTTCCATCCCTGCTGTATACAACAACATACGGACACTTTTAAAGCT GAGTCTTAGGAATTGCAGTTTGCAAGGAGTTATTCCTGATCTAAGTGGCATACCCGACCTTGGCTATTT GGATCTTAGCTGGAACCAACTGACAGGATCTATACCAACTAATAAACTCGCTTCAAATGTCACCAAGAT TGATTTGTCGCATAACTTTCTTAATGGAACTATTCCGGCAAACTTCTCCGGGCTGCCTAATCTTCAGTTCTT GTCGTTTGAAGCGAACAATCTCAGCGGCGCTGTTCCATCGACAATCTGGAGTGGTATCACTTTTACGGGAAACAGAAGCCTTCTTCT GGACTTCCAAAACAACATCCTTGACACTATTCCAGATGCATTTGAGCCTCCAAAAGCTGTCACTCTACT GCTTTTTGGAAACCGCGTATGTGACACTTCTAATCCAGCTCGAGCAGCCGGACTTTGTCAACCCACATTTGTAAACGACGCACCATCTGGACATGGGCCACAAGTTAGTTTGAACTGCGCTCCTTGCCCGACGGATAGAAATTATGAATACAGTCCATCATCCCCTCTACCTTGTTTCTGTGCTGTGCCTTTGGGAGTTGGATTTCGGCTGAAGAGTCCAGGGATCGCAGACTTCCGCTCCTACAAAGAAGCCTTTGAGATCGACTCGACCTCTGTATTGGACCTGAGTGTTTACCAGCTATACATTGAGCAGTACACATGGGAGGCTGGTCCAAGGCTGAATATGCATTTGAAGTTATTCCCAAATAACACTAATTTATTCACGATATCGGAAGTTATGCGGCTCAGGCAATTACTTGCTGGATGGCAAATTACTCTATCAGACATTTTTGGTCCGTACGAGCTTCTCAATTTCACGCTTGGTTCCTATGCAGATG atTTTCCAACTGTGGTGTCATCAGGTTTAAACAAGGGCGCACTAGCTGGGATTTTGGCAGGAACAATAATTGCTGCTATCGCAGTTTCAGTGGTTTCTACACTTTTTATAGTGAGAAGACGCTCAAAACGTCGAACAGTTTCGAGGCGGTCAT TACTGTCGAGGTATTCCGTCAAGATTGATGGTGTGAGATCCTTCACATTTGAAGAAATGGCTACAGCAACAAATGATTTCGATGATTCAGCTGAAATTGGTCAGGGAGGTTACGGAAAAGTCTATAAAGGAAAACTAGCTGATGGAACAGCCGTTGCAATCAAACGAGCACACGAAGATTCTCTGCAAGGTTCAAAGGAATTTGTCACAGAAATAGAATTGCTGTCAAGATTGCATCATCGTAATTTGGTATCTCTGATTGGCTATTGTGATGAAGAAGATGAGCAG ATGCTGGTGTATGAATTCATGCCAAATGGCACTCTACGTGATCATCTTTCTG CAACTTGTAAAAGACCTCTTAACTTTGCTCAGAGGTTGCATATTGCACTGGGTGCTGCAAAGGGAATCCTCTATCTACACACCGAGGCAGATCCTCCTATATTTCACCGTGATGTTAAGGCCACCAACATTCTATTGGACTCCAAGTTCGTAGCGAAGGTGGCTGACTTTGGTCTTTCAAGGCTTGCTCCGTTCCCAGATATTGAAGGAAAATTGCCAGCTCATATATCCACTGTTGTTAAGGGCACCCCA GGATATCTTGATCCAGAATACTTCTTAACTCACAAACTGACAGAAAAAAGCGATGTGTATAGCCTTGGTGTTGTACTGCTTGAACTATTGACCGGGATGAAGCCAATCCAGTTCGGTAAAAACATCGTTAGAGAG GTGAACACGGCTTACCGATCCGGAGACATTTCTGGAATCATCGACAGCCGAATGTCCTGGTGCCCTCCGGAGTTCGCCACGAGGTTCCTCTCGCTGGGCCTGAAATGCTGCCAGGACGACACCGACGCGAGGCCTTACATGGCCGAAATCGCCAGGGAACTCGATGCCATCCGGAGCGCTTTGCCCGAGGGAGAAGAGCTCATGTCTGTAACCTCCATGGAGATGAGCTCCTCAGGCACGCTGACCCAATCCACGTCGAACTCCTTGATAACGACCACCGGGGAGCATTTCGATATATCCCACGCCTCCAGCAGCGGCGTCCCTTCCAGAATGGCGATGAATCCTCGCTAG
- the LOC123071208 gene encoding probable LRR receptor-like serine/threonine-protein kinase At1g06840 isoform X2, whose protein sequence is MWNNLTGNIPKEIGNITTLTLITLNGNQLSGSLPDEIGYLQKLNRLQIDQNQISGPIPKSFGNLTSMKHFHMNNNSLSGRIPTELFRLPVLLHLLVDTNNLSGPLPPELAETRSLKILQADNNNFSGSSIPAVYNNIRTLLKLSLRNCSLQGVIPDLSGIPDLGYLDLSWNQLTGSIPTNKLASNVTKIDLSHNFLNGTIPANFSGLPNLQFLSFEANNLSGAVPSTIWSGITFTGNRSLLLDFQNNILDTIPDAFEPPKAVTLLLFGNRVCDTSNPARAAGLCQPTFVNDAPSGHGPQVSLNCAPCPTDRNYEYSPSSPLPCFCAVPLGVGFRLKSPGIADFRSYKEAFEIDSTSVLDLSVYQLYIEQYTWEAGPRLNMHLKLFPNNTNLFTISEVMRLRQLLAGWQITLSDIFGPYELLNFTLGSYADDFPTVVSSGLNKGALAGILAGTIIAAIAVSVVSTLFIVRRRSKRRTVSRRSLLSRYSVKIDGVRSFTFEEMATATNDFDDSAEIGQGGYGKVYKGKLADGTAVAIKRAHEDSLQGSKEFVTEIELLSRLHHRNLVSLIGYCDEEDEQMLVYEFMPNGTLRDHLSATCKRPLNFAQRLHIALGAAKGILYLHTEADPPIFHRDVKATNILLDSKFVAKVADFGLSRLAPFPDIEGKLPAHISTVVKGTPGYLDPEYFLTHKLTEKSDVYSLGVVLLELLTGMKPIQFGKNIVREVNTAYRSGDISGIIDSRMSWCPPEFATRFLSLGLKCCQDDTDARPYMAEIARELDAIRSALPEGEELMSVTSMEMSSSGTLTQSTSNSLITTTGEHFDISHASSSGVPSRMAMNPR, encoded by the exons ATGTGGAACAATTTGACTGGTAACATCCCGAAAGAGATAGGCAATATCACAACACTCACTCTTAT AACTCTGAATGGTAATCAACTATCTGGTTCCCTACCAGATGAGATTGGCTACCTCCAGAAATTAAACAGATTACAGATTGACCAAAACCAAATATCTGGACCCATACCTAAATCATTTGGTAATTTAACAAGCATGAAGCATTT TCACATGAACAATAATTCATTGAGTGGGCGAATTCCAACTGAGTTGTTCAGATTGCCTGTGCTCCTTCATCT GCTTGTGGATACCAATAATTTATCTGGGCCTCTTCCTCCAGAATTAGCGGAGACACGTAGTTTGAAAATACT TCAGGCTGATAATAATAACTTCAGTGGAAGTTCCATCCCTGCTGTATACAACAACATACGGACACTTTTAAAGCT GAGTCTTAGGAATTGCAGTTTGCAAGGAGTTATTCCTGATCTAAGTGGCATACCCGACCTTGGCTATTT GGATCTTAGCTGGAACCAACTGACAGGATCTATACCAACTAATAAACTCGCTTCAAATGTCACCAAGAT TGATTTGTCGCATAACTTTCTTAATGGAACTATTCCGGCAAACTTCTCCGGGCTGCCTAATCTTCAGTTCTT GTCGTTTGAAGCGAACAATCTCAGCGGCGCTGTTCCATCGACAATCTGGAGTGGTATCACTTTTACGGGAAACAGAAGCCTTCTTCT GGACTTCCAAAACAACATCCTTGACACTATTCCAGATGCATTTGAGCCTCCAAAAGCTGTCACTCTACT GCTTTTTGGAAACCGCGTATGTGACACTTCTAATCCAGCTCGAGCAGCCGGACTTTGTCAACCCACATTTGTAAACGACGCACCATCTGGACATGGGCCACAAGTTAGTTTGAACTGCGCTCCTTGCCCGACGGATAGAAATTATGAATACAGTCCATCATCCCCTCTACCTTGTTTCTGTGCTGTGCCTTTGGGAGTTGGATTTCGGCTGAAGAGTCCAGGGATCGCAGACTTCCGCTCCTACAAAGAAGCCTTTGAGATCGACTCGACCTCTGTATTGGACCTGAGTGTTTACCAGCTATACATTGAGCAGTACACATGGGAGGCTGGTCCAAGGCTGAATATGCATTTGAAGTTATTCCCAAATAACACTAATTTATTCACGATATCGGAAGTTATGCGGCTCAGGCAATTACTTGCTGGATGGCAAATTACTCTATCAGACATTTTTGGTCCGTACGAGCTTCTCAATTTCACGCTTGGTTCCTATGCAGATG atTTTCCAACTGTGGTGTCATCAGGTTTAAACAAGGGCGCACTAGCTGGGATTTTGGCAGGAACAATAATTGCTGCTATCGCAGTTTCAGTGGTTTCTACACTTTTTATAGTGAGAAGACGCTCAAAACGTCGAACAGTTTCGAGGCGGTCAT TACTGTCGAGGTATTCCGTCAAGATTGATGGTGTGAGATCCTTCACATTTGAAGAAATGGCTACAGCAACAAATGATTTCGATGATTCAGCTGAAATTGGTCAGGGAGGTTACGGAAAAGTCTATAAAGGAAAACTAGCTGATGGAACAGCCGTTGCAATCAAACGAGCACACGAAGATTCTCTGCAAGGTTCAAAGGAATTTGTCACAGAAATAGAATTGCTGTCAAGATTGCATCATCGTAATTTGGTATCTCTGATTGGCTATTGTGATGAAGAAGATGAGCAG ATGCTGGTGTATGAATTCATGCCAAATGGCACTCTACGTGATCATCTTTCTG CAACTTGTAAAAGACCTCTTAACTTTGCTCAGAGGTTGCATATTGCACTGGGTGCTGCAAAGGGAATCCTCTATCTACACACCGAGGCAGATCCTCCTATATTTCACCGTGATGTTAAGGCCACCAACATTCTATTGGACTCCAAGTTCGTAGCGAAGGTGGCTGACTTTGGTCTTTCAAGGCTTGCTCCGTTCCCAGATATTGAAGGAAAATTGCCAGCTCATATATCCACTGTTGTTAAGGGCACCCCA GGATATCTTGATCCAGAATACTTCTTAACTCACAAACTGACAGAAAAAAGCGATGTGTATAGCCTTGGTGTTGTACTGCTTGAACTATTGACCGGGATGAAGCCAATCCAGTTCGGTAAAAACATCGTTAGAGAG GTGAACACGGCTTACCGATCCGGAGACATTTCTGGAATCATCGACAGCCGAATGTCCTGGTGCCCTCCGGAGTTCGCCACGAGGTTCCTCTCGCTGGGCCTGAAATGCTGCCAGGACGACACCGACGCGAGGCCTTACATGGCCGAAATCGCCAGGGAACTCGATGCCATCCGGAGCGCTTTGCCCGAGGGAGAAGAGCTCATGTCTGTAACCTCCATGGAGATGAGCTCCTCAGGCACGCTGACCCAATCCACGTCGAACTCCTTGATAACGACCACCGGGGAGCATTTCGATATATCCCACGCCTCCAGCAGCGGCGTCCCTTCCAGAATGGCGATGAATCCTCGCTAG